A genomic segment from Streptomyces sp. NBC_01233 encodes:
- a CDS encoding aspartate aminotransferase family protein has product MTPHVTSPTLAAVKDADRKHVFHSWSAQALIDPLAVAGAEGSHFWDYDGKRFLDFSSQLVNTNIGHQHPKVVAAIQEQAGRLCTLAPGFAVDVRSEAARLIAERTPGDLDKIFFTNGGAEAVENAVRMARLHTGRQKVLSTYRSYHGATAAAINLTGDPRRWPSDTAAAGVVHFWGPYLYRSAFHATTEAEECARALAHLADTIAFEGPQTIAAIILESVPGTAGIMTPPPGYLAGVRELCDRHGIVFILDEVMAGFGRTGKWFAAEHWDVTPDLITFAKGVNSGYVPLGGVAISAAIAETFATRPYPGGLTYSGHPLACAAAVATINVMEEEGIVEHAAHLGENVIGPALAEIAERHPSVGEVRGLGAFWALELVRDKETREPLVPYNAAGADNAPMAEFAAACKASGLWPFVNMNRTHVVPPCTITEAEAKEGLALLDEALTVADRHTV; this is encoded by the coding sequence ATGACCCCTCATGTCACCTCGCCCACCCTTGCCGCCGTGAAGGACGCAGACCGGAAGCACGTCTTCCATTCCTGGTCCGCCCAGGCCCTGATCGACCCGCTCGCCGTCGCCGGAGCCGAGGGGTCGCACTTCTGGGACTACGACGGCAAGCGCTTCCTCGACTTCTCCTCCCAGCTGGTCAACACCAACATCGGCCACCAGCACCCCAAGGTCGTCGCCGCGATCCAGGAACAGGCCGGCCGGCTCTGCACCCTCGCCCCCGGTTTCGCCGTCGACGTCCGCTCCGAGGCCGCACGCCTCATCGCCGAGCGGACCCCCGGCGACCTGGACAAGATCTTCTTCACCAACGGCGGCGCCGAGGCCGTCGAGAACGCCGTCCGCATGGCCCGTCTGCACACGGGCCGGCAGAAGGTGCTGTCCACCTACCGCTCGTACCACGGGGCCACCGCCGCCGCGATCAACCTGACCGGCGACCCGCGCCGCTGGCCCTCCGACACCGCCGCCGCCGGCGTCGTGCACTTCTGGGGCCCGTACCTCTACCGCTCCGCCTTCCACGCCACCACCGAGGCCGAGGAGTGCGCCCGCGCCCTCGCCCACCTCGCCGACACCATCGCCTTCGAGGGTCCGCAGACCATCGCGGCGATCATCCTGGAGAGCGTGCCCGGCACCGCCGGGATCATGACCCCGCCGCCCGGCTACCTCGCGGGCGTGCGCGAGCTCTGCGACCGCCACGGCATCGTCTTCATCCTGGACGAGGTGATGGCGGGCTTCGGCCGCACCGGCAAGTGGTTCGCGGCCGAGCACTGGGACGTCACCCCCGACCTGATCACCTTCGCCAAGGGCGTGAACAGCGGGTACGTGCCGCTCGGCGGAGTGGCCATCTCGGCCGCCATCGCCGAGACCTTCGCCACGCGCCCCTACCCGGGCGGACTGACGTACTCCGGCCACCCCCTGGCCTGCGCCGCGGCCGTCGCGACGATCAACGTCATGGAGGAGGAGGGCATCGTCGAGCACGCCGCCCACCTCGGCGAGAACGTGATCGGACCGGCGCTCGCCGAGATCGCCGAGCGGCACCCCTCGGTCGGCGAGGTCCGCGGCCTGGGCGCCTTCTGGGCCCTGGAACTCGTACGGGACAAGGAGACCCGTGAGCCGCTCGTCCCGTACAACGCGGCAGGTGCGGACAACGCGCCGATGGCCGAATTCGCGGCGGCCTGCAAGGCGTCCGGCCTGTGGCCGTTCGTCAACATGAACCGCACCCACGTCGTCCCCCCGTGCACCATCACGGAGGCGGAGGCGAAGGAGGGGCTGGCCCTGCTGGACGAGGCGCTGACGGTCGCCGACCGCCACACCGTATAA